The following is a genomic window from Antechinus flavipes isolate AdamAnt ecotype Samford, QLD, Australia chromosome 3, AdamAnt_v2, whole genome shotgun sequence.
AAAATGAAGCTCTTTGCCCACATTTACCCACCTACAGCGAAGGACACACAAATGTCAAAACACCAGGGACCTACTTATAGAGTTTCCAAAGagtctccttttcttttggtaagTGTCTATGATCCAGATTTTGGGACCAAGTCTTCTTGGAACAAGTCCTACATTCTAATATCCATCACAGTTCCCATTTTTAGCCTCACATCTTAATTCTTACTTATCTCTTAGACTTTGTCTTTGCTGGAAAAGAGGATACAACTTTTCCCTATCTCTTCCCCTCATAAAAGATATAGAGGGACCTGATTGAgattgaaaaagaattaaaaaggattCCTGTCTAGGATTCAGGAAACCCAGTTCAATCAGGTAGCTGctgaagagaagggggaagaggataAAGAAAGAGAGTAGAACAAGGaaaggtgaaaagagaaaaaaaggttagGGGAATTATTAGCAAGTTTGGTTGTTAGAgggattttttgtttcttttgattttgggAATGGGGCAGTACTAACTTCTGAAGCATTGTTGAAGTACTTCTGTTCCTCTTTAGAGCACTCCAAACTACCCTCTGGTTCCAGtttgaaattgttttctccaTAAGCACCTGAAACTTGACTCAGAAGTATTGAATACAATATTACCCCAGATTATTTTGAGTTTTCTCTCTGTGTCCTGATAAAGTCCAAGGAATGCCCCAGTGTTCAAGTTTTTCTCAGTTATTTGTCTCTAATTAATCAACATCTCAAGATCTCCACAACCGGCTTTGAATAACATTCTGGTTATCCAGTTGAATGTAATCTCTGtgagagcagagactatttttctttttatctttgtatccctatctatgataaataggtagatagattgtgtgtgtgtgtgtgtgtgtgtgtgtgtgtgtgtgtgtctgtgtgtctgtgtatgttttATGGCTACAAATTGCTTTGTATACCTTAAATCAGTTTGCCCTCATAATAAATATGTGAAATACTTCACATGTATATACCACCACATATATAGCTCTGTTTCTCATTGAGTGGGGAGggatgggaaggagaagaaaaatttggaactcaatttttaaaaaatgaatggtaaATAAACAAGTACATGCATTAGTATCattaacttccttttttatatgtGAGGACACAGGTTCAGAGTGATGAATGTTACATAAGCAGTAAGTGGGAGAACTGTTCCTCATATTCAGGTATTCTGACTATTGAGAGCTAACTTAGCAAATATCCGGGACATAGTAAGTTTTTGATAAATGCTTTCTTCtttatgcctttcttttttcttttttccattcttatcccattctcttctttctttcctcattcttatttttatctctttttttctcttatacaaAACTGTTTCTCATAAAATAGGAAAGATACTATGGAGTGGTAACATTCTAATGCTCTAAAACTTAAGTCCAGCATCACCCTCTTTTGATTTTTGAATCACACTTTGAAGACCATCATGTATGTTTAACTATAAGAGCCCAATGGGAAAGGGAATAATCAGTTATttgcaggcactgtgctaatcctCACAACCACCATATATAAAGGAACTGCTAGTAGGTTCCTTCATATTACAGTCTcatattacagttgaggaaactgaggtagatagagattaagtgacctgccaagggacacacagctagtaagtatcagagaagatttaaatttaaatcttcctgactccaggttcagcattctatccaccatgCTACCCAGTAGCCTAGGGATGAGACTCTCTCTACTCCTTTCCTTTCATCTGCCCTCTCTGGACACCCTGTGCATAAGATCACAAATTTCTATATGAACATTTCTATGTAGATTAGTtaatccaaacttctcatttGACCATTGTAGAACCGGAGAAGTTCACTAATTTATACAAGATCCTATAAACAGTTAAATgaaagaggcagaatttgaaacctACTCCTCTGGTTCCAAAGTCAGTGTTCTTTACAGTGAGCCCACAGAGTCCTGTTGGCAGTAGTCCCTGGCTGATTAACATTTTGCTTACAATCCTTTAGGAAATTCTGGTCTTATAGGACAAGTTCTGCAATGCAAGGTCTCAACAACTCCTTCGCATTCACTCCTCAGACCTTCATTCTGGTTGGGATCCCTGGCCTGGAAGCGGAGCACATCAGAATTTCTATTCCCTTCTGCCTGATGTACACTATCATCTTCCTGGGTAATGGCATTATTCTCCATGTAATTCGGGTTGACCAAACTCTTCATCAGCCCATGTATCTTTTCTTGGCCATGTTGGCATCAGTTGAGCTCGGTGTCACCACGTGTACACTGCCTACTGTCTTGGGCATCTTCCTCTTTGGCAACAATGAAATCAGCTTTGAAGCCTGCCTGTTCCAGATGTTCTTTATGCACTCTTTTACCATGATGGAGTCAGGAGTCTTACTGGCCATGTCTGTGGACCGCTTCATAGCCATCTACAACCCACTGTGCTACATGGCCATCCTGACCCTACCTCGAATTGCCTGCACAGGGATTGCCATTGGGCTAAAGACCTTGGGGCTCATGCTTCCACTGCCCTTACTCTTAAGGCGCTTGCCTTTCTGTGGGCACAATACTCTGTCCCATTCTTATTGCCTACACTCAGACCTGATCAAGTTGCCTTGTGGAAACACCCGCCCAAACAGCATCCTGGGGCTCTTCATTGTCATCTTCACCTTTGGAGTAGACTCAATGCTCATCGTGGTCTCTTATGTACTTATCCTTCGAACAGTGCTGGGCATTGCCTCCAAGGAAGGTCGATGGAAGGCACTTAACACATGTGTGTCACATATCTGTGCTGTGCTTGCATACTATGTACCCGTGATTAGTCTTTCCGTGTTACATCGTTTCATGCACCCTATGCCTCCCCTGCTGCAGGTCATGATGGCCAATGCTTACCTCTTATTCCCACCTGTGGTCAACCCAATTGTCTACAGTGTCAAGACCAAAGAAATACGCCGAGCTATTGTGCAAACACTGTCCAGGAAGAGGGTCACGGTCAGCTAAGGATAAATAGTGGAAAGATCACACAGGGAATTTTAGATTAAGCTCAAATAGGCTGTGGCATTCATGTGAGaatttttctttggatttctttttgaAAGTAAGACTTTGACATCAATCTGGGGAGGCTTTCAGAATATGATAGCAACTCAATTGTTATATTGTGACCCAAGTCATTTGCATTTATCATCAATTGTTCCACCttccactgtgtgtgtgtgtgtgtgtgtgtgtgtgtgtgtaaggctAGGCAGagtaggggaagaggaaaggagaaggatagGAGgaagaattaatgaatgaataaaaaaaaacatttactaattgcTGACTATGTGCAAAACACATATGTGCTAGGGGTTGGGGATCCatcaacaaacaaaataattaatgttCTCAAGGATCTCACTTTCTACttgagaagacaacatataaggGGGATTTTCACTATAAGCCAAACAGAAAAGTCCTTAGATATCAGCTATAAAATAGTTGGTAATgcattttctttaatgttatttccacTAACAAAGATATCTCTTTCCATTGTTAAACCATTTGATAGTGAAAAAGGctggtggtaaaaaaaaaactttatttcccAGTTCTTCAGTAACTATGGCTACCGATGTGGTAAGGGAATGCCACAGCTGCAGAAACAGTTGTCGAGTAACAATTCCACATGGATTCATCACTAAGTGGTGGCAATAAGAGATGATTTGGAAGCAGGGATGAAACTTTGGGGAGAGAATAGGTTGGTACTTTTGTTTCTAAATTCTTGAGGTTAGAGTCTTGAATTGTCTACCCTGAACTCCTTACccactttcctttccctccctactTCACCCATCGTCAActatcttttttatgcttttgtgTCTTTCTTGTAtgcgtgtatatgtgtatgtatgttttagGGTGAAGGTCTTGGAGGATCATgtctgggaataaaaagaaaattattaaaatacataaaaatgattacttcaaataaataagaataaaaatgcaaagcaaaacaACCCTAACATCTCATCTCACATGCAGAAAATtggtaaagatgaaaaaagaagagaataatcaGTGTTGGACATGGAGAATCTGTGAAATGACAGGAACACTGATGAACTACTATTAAAATTGTAAAGTGCTCTAActattctgtaaaacaatttggaattatgttaagaaatgcaaatgaaaacaaccctGAACTTTTACTTCATAACAattgcaaaggtgaaaatatatatTGGAGAGGGATTGTAAATTGACAAACAAATTAATACACTGTTGCTGGGGCTATAAATTGTTACAAAAGGTACCTAGGATAgttatatcctttgattcagaatTCTTACTGCTAGGAGTACACtaagaaagtcagagacagaaatgaaagtTTTATGCACACCAAAATATAGATAGTAGTATTTTCCTTGAGATAAATTGCATTCACCTTCTCCTGATAGCCAGTTGATACCAGTTGAAAACACAGTAAATATCTACCTACTGAGAAATGGCTATATAAATTTTCATACATTGCtaaatcataagaaaaatgaatgtaaagaaaaaaatgtgaaaacatgaactgatacaaagtgaagtcagcagaaccaattaaatgattttaaaatgatcataatGTAAGTGAAAAAGTATAATAAGCACAAGAACATTACAGTTAAAATTAccaagaagatttttaaaaatacacttccCTATCTCCCTTGCAGAGGTAAAGGATTATTTGAGCATTGTTGTTGTGCTAGTTTTGCTTTaatgtctttatctctctcctttttatatTGTTGCTAGAAGgataggagaaaggagagagctatatttggaaataaatgtgatacaaacttaaaaaaaaaactatttccaaAGTTAAAATAGGACATTTAAagcaaatattagctattattatattttcaaaatcttaaaaaaataaagtttttatttttatttttaaattgggtacaaaagttaaaagaagaaataagtaaTGATTAAGAGTTTACTATGTGTCATCATTGTGTATGTAGTAGTGTATGCCCTTTGACTTAGCAGTCTCACTGCTGGATCTGTATcacaaggagatcataaaagagggagggGGTATCCACTCGTGTACAggtgtttgtggcagcttttctGTGGTGGCAAGGAACCAGACAGTGAGTGAAGAAGGAAAGACCTTCAGTTAGGAAATGACTTGGATAATAAGTGTGTAAATGTAACGGGATATTGGTGTTTTATGGGAAGTGATGAGGAAGccaatttcagagaggcctgaaaagatttTCATGAGCTGGTGCTGGGTGAGATAAGCAGAActagaacactgtacacagtaacaaaaaattatgtgatgatcaactgggatagCTTTGGTTCTtgtcagcaatgtggtgattcatgGCAATTCCTATTGCTTTGgagtggaaaatgccatccacatccagagaaagaactatggaaactgaatatgaatTAAAGCATAGTAatttcacctttgtttgtttgtttctccatGGTTTTTACCTTTTGGTCTGAtgtttcttgcacaacatgacaaatatggaaatatgtttaaaaagactgcacatatataatcattatcaaattgtttgctatcttggggaagggggagataagggaaggagggagaaaaaaactggaacaaaaagtcttaaaaatgaatgttgaaaaaataaattttaaaaatgaatgttgaaaactatatttacaagttattggaaaaatactattgaaaataaaaaagaaacctcaAAGTTATATGATATTATTGTTCCCAATTTTCATTAGGAGAAACTTAAGCAAACAAAAGTTATGTGACTTTCTCAGGGTTATAcggctactaagtatctgagactgaattcaaactcaagtttttcttgactctaagctTAGCATTTTATTGACTATACCACTTAGACTCTGTGGAACAgtataaaatgtaagaagactagaaatgtaGAAAGGGACCATTGCAGATTTTTGTGGGCATAAATACATtctaatatactgttggtggaactatgaattggtGTAGCCCTAATTTATAATTATGCTTAacaaaaagtgaataaaatgtcCATCTTTGGCTCAGAAATCCAACTGAAAGGGAGATACACTAAGATGttcaaagatagaagaaaaggtCTCATGCCTATCAAAATACTAGTagtactttttgttttctttaaacatGGTTAGATGGGATCTTTAGAAAGATCACattggaaattaaaggaagaatATGCTGGTGTGGGGAGAGACCTGAGAAAAGAGATCATCCAGGAGACTATTATAATAAGCTGGGCATGAAATACTGAGAGCCAGAAGACCTTAATGGTCTTCCTGATGGTATCCCTATACTTGTCTCAGGCTATACCCTTTTCATATGAGTCATTTGTATGTACTTGAGTTATGCTTCCTTGATGGATGCAATAACATCTGCAGATAGCTGTGGGGGAGATGTAGTAAAGCTTTAAATCAAGAAGCCTTTGTTTTAGATCTTGAATATGTCTTCTTAATAGGTAAAAACACCCTCAATGATTGCCTGGCTATATAGGAAAGGTGGATAGCTGAGTTttgaaaaactttgttttcccCAGGCAAAATAACCTctgagagaaaggaaatagaattgtAAGATTTTTACTTTACCTTCCCCTCCCTATTGGCAACaacaggataaatgggaaagaaggagaaaagaaaaaacatgtatATGGTGCCTACTGTACCCCAAGAACTATGTTaaaagtatgtgtatatgtgtgtatgtgtctatgtatgttcTTAACAAATATCATGTCATTTGACTTTCataacaattctggagaacagtattattattatctccattttatagttgcggaaactgagccaaacaaaagttgtgacttgtccagagtcatatagctagagTGACTAAagctggttttgaattcagatcatcctgATTATAGTCTGATCCTATTTTAAATGAGGTCTTTACTATCTAATAGATTTCcttctaattgtcctgcctcagtttcccttaaattgttcttcctcagttcctaattgttctgcttcaatcCCCCTGATTGCAACACCACCCTTCCCTCCtgatcattagaactgatataatttagggctgaccacactaagattataaattgtaaatgtttaatctagataaggagaaagacctatcttagacatcatgaccctagaccttccctacttatcagaatatTTGGTGTCTCCCCCAATTCTGTCATTGTTTTTCTTGATctcaacttatcagaatgtccagtgtctCCCCCCATCCTGTCAGAACTAGGTTGATAGACCCTTCCCTCTCTGACTCCTCCATGTCTTGGTCTATCCCTCTATCTTGgagacatgtgtatatatatttcatggaaaCCTCACGTTctctgctggatgctttgagacatcagccctggagacaacatgcccccagcacaatctctctctttcaaataaaatattaaaaactctctaaactcaatcttgcctcagtttctcctgcattACAATACAGGGAATTTTCATAAGACTAACCAGAAAAATTAATTTCCCCCAGGAAGAACCTAGACTACAACTTCTATGATTGCAAGCTTTGCACACTCACCCCATTTCCATTTTGCCATAGAATACCACTGTTTAGTTCTGTACTCCAAGCTGCcctaaaaaactataaaaatccAAGATGTATTCCATTGAAGCTGCTTTTATCTCTACAGCTCTTCTTTAGTGtactaataaattaattttcctcCAGTTTGGCTACTCATTTTTCCACTCATAATTTTGCATATTTCATTCTGGATTAAGATCTTCCCTGAGCTCTCTAGATTCTGTCTTCCTGGAAAATGAGGGTGGGAAACTCCCACAAAACCTGATTAAATCCTAGAAAAGAGGGCAGGCATATCCACTAGAGATATTTTGAGGCATTCACATAGATTTGAGTTAGACTAGACACTTCAAAACAAATGTGTGCTGGGAAGGTGAAACCTGTACATCCACACAGCCAATAGGACAATCCACACTACACTCTTCAGTCTACCCTAGAGATGCTGACTTTGGAAGGGAGCTACATGAAGATGAGAATGGAAGGAGAAAGTCATGGAGAACTGGAGGCCCTTTTGCTTTCATCTCTAGACACCTATTGAAAAACTATACTTTGATATTAGAGAATATCATGGTTCTGGCAAAATAAGTCAAAATAAGTTATTTGCAGCCATAATTTTCAACCAACAACTTGAAGGTCTAAACCAAAGAACCTCATTGCCAGAAATTGCACGGGCCTTAACAGAAAAGTGAGACTACAGAGAGTAACAATAATTTCTCCACAAATCCCGTGAGATAGTCAAATAATATGGCAAAAAGGCAGCATATTTAGTCAGAGAAGCTGGATTTAAGTTAAAGGTCTGCTTTGCTACATGCTGTATAACCTTGAATAAAGCAAGTAACCTGGCTTGGTCTCagttaacatatttaaaatggggTGAGGAGGTAAAAGAAGAGAgcttttgtaatgccagagaaactgaagcaagatagagattagagagtttttaatattttatttggatttctgaaagGAAGAGATTGTGCCCCCAGTgttgatttccaaaatatatattttctgacAACACATCTACTATTGACTGGTTCTATTTGTATATCACTCAgtatttctttctctaagcattttctgttttcttaaaaaCTCTATCTGGATATCACCTCTAGAAAACCTTTTTCTGATTCTCCAGCAATTAGTACTCTTACCTACTTCTACCCTTCCTACAAATCACCTGGTTTTACTTCTCTGAACATATATTGTATGCTCTACCTCTTCTACTCCTAGAATGTAAGCTGTTCTGAAaagaggaattattttatttatggatCCCAACTGGCTAGCATAGAGCATTATAAATAGTCTTCATTATTTGAATGAATGTGTGATCTCTTGGATAAGGGATATTTCCTTCCTAGGAGCATACTGAGACCCATGCCTTTTCTTTCTATACTATTATTTTCAAGATTATTCAATAGATCCACTGGTGTGCTAGTAAATGTAAATCAGCTCTCCAGGGGTTATAGAGAGAGGAGGCAGAGTGTGAAAGAATATTCATGactcactttattattattattattttttattatagttttttttatttacaagatatatgcatggat
Proteins encoded in this region:
- the LOC127557478 gene encoding olfactory receptor 51G2-like, with protein sequence MQGLNNSFAFTPQTFILVGIPGLEAEHIRISIPFCLMYTIIFLGNGIILHVIRVDQTLHQPMYLFLAMLASVELGVTTCTLPTVLGIFLFGNNEISFEACLFQMFFMHSFTMMESGVLLAMSVDRFIAIYNPLCYMAILTLPRIACTGIAIGLKTLGLMLPLPLLLRRLPFCGHNTLSHSYCLHSDLIKLPCGNTRPNSILGLFIVIFTFGVDSMLIVVSYVLILRTVLGIASKEGRWKALNTCVSHICAVLAYYVPVISLSVLHRFMHPMPPLLQVMMANAYLLFPPVVNPIVYSVKTKEIRRAIVQTLSRKRVTVS